AAGACCTCTCTACCATCGAAGAATTTATGATGTTCCTCAATCATCAACTGCTCTCCGTCAATCATTCCTAGGTCAGGTGACGTTAACCTAGGTTTATTGCGAGCCTAATAGTGATATGCAACGCATTGTTGTTAAGGTGAAGCCTAATATCCAAGGTGCAAAAGATTGAAACTGTGACCGATAGGAGTTTAGTCGTCCAGCTCAATAATTAATACTTAAAGCTATGTCACTCGCTGCAATTATACTCGCTGGAGGCCAAAGCTCTCGGATGGGCCAGGATAAAGCCCTGATTCCGGTGCATGGGGTGCCTCTGCTGCGTCATGTTTGTGAGGTTGCTTCCGAGTGCGCCAGTGAAATCTATGTGGTGACACCTTGGCCGCAGCGCTACCGAGAGTTTCTACCTCTTGCCTGTCGCCTAGTGCAAGAACGACCTTTACATCCAGATATTCAGCCTCAAGGCCCTTTAGTGGGATTTGCTCAAGGTTTAGGGCAAGTCAAGGCAGATTGGACTTTGTTGCTGGCTTGCGATCTCCCTCGTCTGAGAGCAGAGGTTTTACAGGACTGGGCACGCCAACTAGACAGCGTTCCGGAGTCTGCGATCGCCTTTGTCCCTCGCCATACTAAAGGCTGGGACCCCTTATGTGGGTTTTATCGCCGGAGTTGCTTACCTCTCTTAAATGCTTTTGTGGGTCGAGGGGGGCGATCGTTTCAACGTTGGCTAGACCGCAATGAAGTGCACGCGATTCCAGATCCTGATAAGTCAATGCTCTTTAACTGCAATACTCCTAGTGATCTAGCAGCTTTGAGTTAGATGTGTCACCAGAGAGATGCTGGGTTCTGATATAAATTGCTAAGCTCGGTTTGGATAGAAATATTTTTAACTAAGGAGCTTAAGACTATGAGTATTGAAGATAGAGCCGAAGCTGTTGCTAAAAACATTGAAGGCAAAGTTCAAGAAGCAATTGGCAACGTTACAGGCGATCCTAAAGACCAAGCTGAAGGCCAAATCAAACAGCAACAGTCTGCCGCTATGCACACTGTAGAAGATATGAAAGATCAGGCGAAAAGGGTAATTGATCAAGCCTAGTTTATTGATGGGCTAGGTTTTGATTAACTAGATTGAAATTTCGCTTCAGCAGAGTTCTTGAGATTCTGCTGATTTTTTATGTCAATTTTCGCCAGTGATTCTGTCCACTTGCCATTCTCGCAAAGCGATCGCCACTCCTTGTTTCAGCTCTGAGGCTACGGCTGGGGCGGTTGATAAGGCTTGTAATCGTTGATGGGCTGTTTCGGGGGCTAACTGCTTCAAGGCTGCGATCGCATGTAACTGTACTCCTATATCTGGCGTGGCTAACAGTTGAATCAGCGGTTCTACAGCGGCAGGTTCTCCGAGTTGCCCTAATCCCAAAGCGATCGCTTGTTGCGTGTGGGGTTGTTGTACAGCAGGGTGTTGGCTTGTCAGTGCTGCCAATAAAATTTCGGCAGCTTGCGGTTTGAACTCAGGCAGTTCCACTCGACCTAGGGCCGTGAGCACAGCTTGATACACTTCGTCAGATCCTAGCTGCAAGGCTTGGCGTAAGTAGTCTAGGGCGTCAGAGTGATTCATCCAACCTAAAGCTCGCACCACTTCTAGTTGGAGGGTGACGGGAGTAGCCTGAGATTGCAACACTTGCCATAAGGCTGCTGCCGCTGCGGGAGTCCCTAACCGCCCCAAAGAAGTGGCTGCTTGTTGGCACACTGCTAGATTAAAATCCCACAGGCGATCGCGTAGGAGTGCAACCACATCTAGATCGGGGGCTAAATCTGCTCGTAAAGCCAAGCCCGCTACGGCCTCTCGTCTAACGGTAGCTGCCACATCGTTGAGCGCATTGACCAAAATGGGTGCAATCTGTGGGTCATGAAAACTACTCAAAGCCTCAATCGCAGCCGATCGCACTTCTACTTGAGGATCGTTCACCACGCTGCATAAGGGAGCAATGGTTTCCCGGCTGCGGATCTGAGCTAAGGCTTGCACTGCTAACACTCTGGATTGCTCATCGGCGAGTAGTTCTGTTAAAGCTGCGATCGCCTCAGGCCCAAAACTTGCCAAGGTAGTTGCAGCGATTTCACTCAACTCTTCTGCTTCTGTATCCTCAGCTTGCAGTAGTTGCACCAAAGCCTGGATCACCACAGGCTGATTAAACTGCCCCAAGATTCGGACTGCAAACCAACGCAGTTCTACATCGGCTGCATCGTCTTGCACAATTTCGATCAAGGGTGCAGTGATCCAATCTTCACTTTGTTCAACTTGGCTGACTGCCGTGGCTAAGGTAGGAAACAGTTTGGCGATGTCCCAGCGCGATTGAAAGTCTCCTGTGGAGAGAGCCGCGATCGCCAAATCTAGTACTTGCTTTAGCCCGACTACCGTTTGCTCATCTCCCTCAGCCTGAGGAGTCGTTTTCACTGCGGTAGAAAATTGTTGCAAATACTGATTCAGTAGCAGCCAATCGGCTTGTTGGGCCGCAGCCTGAGCTTTTTCCAAAACCTCTAACATTGTCAAATAGGGGGTATTTATGTTTTGACTAAAACCGTATTCCCTTCTAGCTTCGCCTCATAGGTTTTAAGCGGCTCTGTAGCTGGCCCTTGCAACGCTTTGCCATCAGCGGCAAACTTGGAGTCGTGGCAAGCACAGAAGAAAACTTGTTGCTCCGCCTGCCACGTTACCGGACAGGCCTTATGGGTACAGGTAGGATTAACGGCGACTAAGCTCTCAGGACTAGCAGGGTTCCGTACTACTAACAAAGGCCCGGAGGCAAACGTTGGGACGGCCAGTTCACCCTTCGAGTCTAGGGCTCCCACTGCTTGGAAGCCATCCGAGCGCGCCGCACTTGCTGGAGTTGTAGAATTCAACGCCGTTTCGTTTGGAGTCGTTTTGTCAGAGCAAGCCGCGATCGCCACTGGCAAAGAACTGGCAATTCCGCTAACGCCAACCCAAGTTAAGAAAGTACGACGATCCATTATTCAGTCTATAGAAGTTCTGCTCGTTCAATTGTCGCATACGGCTCTGAATCAGTTCCCCATTGTGAAACCCTTGCATGCAGGGTGGTTTCAAAGTGGACAAAGGAAAATCTTGAATACGATTTAACTCCCTGCACTGCCCCCTAAATCCCTCAATACTGGGGGACTTTGAGCAGGTTCCCCCCAAATTTGGGGGGCTAGGGGGGGCTGGTTCGAAATTCTTTTCTTGTATGAAACCACCCTGTTTGTGAAACCCTGGTATGGGGGTGAAGTCTCCACCCCTCTGTTTCCAATCCATTTAAGATTGTCATACAAGAACCGCATGAACTAATCAAAAAATAAGTAAATTGCTTTCAAATAGATGGCGTTTTTAGCTCGATTTAGTTCTTGTTAAATTGTCTCGGATGATGCAAATTTCCAAAAAACTGTATAGAAAACAACTTTTGATCAGCATGAAATTCATGCAGTAATTGCATTGATTGATGAATTGTGTAGTTAAAGATACAAATTTTATTTCTATGCAGAAGTTACATAAACATAGATTTTGTGGTCAGAAATTTAATTTCAAATCGAAATCTTTGATTTCGATTTGAAATTAAATTTCTTGGCTCAAAGCAGCTTTAAAGGGACTTGATTATGACGAAAGAAGCGATCGCGACTATTATTAGTGCTGCCCGCACCAAAGTAGAACTGGTTGAAGACAGCTTGCCTAAATTCCTGATTCTATCTGTATTGGCAGGAATTTACGTTGGCTTTGGAGTGATGCTGGTTTTTTCCATCGGCGCACCCTTGCATGCGGCTGGATCGCCTGCGGTTAAAGCCTTAATGGGAGCCTCATTTGCGGTCGCTTTGTCATTAGTTATTTTTGCTGGGTCTGAACTATTCACTGGCAATCATATGTTTATGACCATTGCCAGTCTCGCTAAACAAGTCAGCTGGAAAGACACTTGGAAAGTTTTGGGAATCAGCTTTATCGGCAACTTGGCTGGCTCTCTGCTGCTAGCTCTGCTCTTGGTTCAGTCTGGGCTTTTGGCTAAAGGGCCGATCAAGAATTTTGTCTTAGAAGCTGTAGCTGGAAAAATGCAAGCTCCCTTTATGGAGCTATTTTTTCGCGGCATCCTTTGCAACATTTTGGTGTGTTTAGCCATTTGGATGGCCGCTAAGACCAAAGAGGATATCGCGAAGTTGGTGCTGATCTTCTGGTGTCTATTCGCCTTTGTCGGCGCAGGGTTTGAACACAGCGTTGCCAACATGACCTTGATGGGATTAGGTCTATTTATCCCCCATGATCCTGAGCAAATTTCTTGGATCGGGTATGTCAAAAACCTGATTCCTGTCTCTTTGGGTAACTGGGTTGGTGGTGCTTGCCTGGTTGGAGCCTCTTACTGGTATGTAGGAACCGATCGCCCATCTCGTAAAACCAGAAAAGCTAAAAAGTTGGAATCAGTGCCTAGTTTTGAAACTTGGGAAACAGAACCTAGAGAGAAAACAACTTATTAATTTACTTAAGCGAACTCATTCTCCTAGTTTTCTCCTAGTTCAAGAGCTTATCCAGACTATTTGGATAGGCTTTTATTTTTTAAGGCAGCACCAAGTAATCAGGTTTTTTGTATCTTTCGCTGCAAAATCAAATGTGTTTTTGACTTTGTGTAATTCAACAAACTATGTCAAAACAGCATGACTTACATGCAAGTGTTTCATATATAGAAACATTTTGTAACTATAGATACGAATTCTCTAGCTGAGTGCTCATAACCTTAGCTGGTAAGAAACATTAAACGGCAAATCGCATTGAATTCATCTGAATTCAAACCTTGCTTAAAGCCAACAGTGACACGGGTAGATTCATGACAACCGCAGCAACCAATCCAGCGACTGGAAGCAATAAATTTGAGAAACTCAAAGCTGAAAAAGACGGTTTAGAGGTCAAAAAAGAACTTGATCGCTTTGCTCAAATTGGCTGGGAAGCGATGGATGAAACCGATCGCGACTACCGCCTCAAATGGTTGGGTGTGTTCTTCCGACCTGTCACTCCTGGCAAGTTTATGTTGCGGATGCGGATTCCCAACGGCATCCTCACTAGCGGCCAAGTCCGAGTTCTCGGCGAAGTGCTACAACGCTATGGTGAAGATGGCACTGGTGACATCACCACTCGGCAAAATATTCAATTACGCGGCATCCGTATTGAAGACTTACCCGATATCTTCCGTCGCTTCGAGGAAGCGGGCCTCACCAGTGTTCAGTCTGGCATGGACAACGTCCGCAACATTACAGGCTCTCCCGTTGCAGGGATTGATGCAGACGAGCTGATCGACACTCGCGGCATCGTCCGTAAAGTGCAGGACATGATCACCAATAACGGTGAAGGCAATCCCTCCTTTACCAACCTGCCCCGGAAGTTCAATATTGCGATCGCAGGCTGTCGCGACAACTCAGTCCACGCCGAAATCAACGACATCGCCTTTGTCCCCGCCTACAAAAACAACAACTTAGGCTTCAATGTTTTAGTCGGTGGTTTCTTCTCCGCCAAGCGCTGTGAAGCCGCAATCCCCATGAATGCCTGGGTTGACCCCCGCGATGTGGTGGCTCTGTGTGAAGCAATTCTCCTGGTCTATCGCAATCACGGTCTGCGGGCCAATCGCCAGAAAGCACGCTTGATGTGGCTGATTGATGAGTGGGGTCTCGACAAGTTCCGCTCTGAAGTTGAGCAACAAATGGGGCATGCGCTTCAAACTGCCGCTGCCAAGGATGAAATTGTTTGGGATAAGCGAGATCACATTGGTATTCATGCCCAGAAGCAACCAGGACTGAACTATGTCGGTCTGCATGTTCCTGTAGGCCGTCTCTATGCCCAAGACCTGTTTGACTTAGCTCGTCTAGCTGAAGTCTATGGCAGTGGAGAGGTTCGCCTCAGTGTTGAACAAAATGTGATTGTTCCAAATATTCCTGATTCTCGCTTAGGCCCCTTCCTGAAAGAGCCGCTGCTGCAACGCTTTACCGCCGATCCTGCGCCTCTGTCGCGATCGCTGGTTTCCTGCACAGGGTCGCAGTTCTGCAATTTTGCCCTGATTGAAACCAAGAACCGCGCTGCTGCCTTGATTCGCGAACTCGATGAAGAACTCGCTTTGCCGAAATCGGTGCGAATTCACTGGACAGGTTGCCCCAACTCCTGTGGTCAACCCCAAGTGGCTGATATCGGTCTCATGGGCACCAAAGTTCGCAAAGATGGCAAAACGGTGGAAGGTGTAGACCTTTATATGGGCGGCAAGGTGGGCAAACATGCCGTTTTGGGTACCTGCGTCCAGAAATCTGTTCCTTGCGAAGATCTCAAACCTGTTCTTGTCGATCTCCTCATCCAAAACTTTGGGGCTCAAATTCGCACCACTCCACTGAAAACTTCTGCTCAAATTCAATTTTCTGTAGAAGAGGAGGTTGTTCCTAGCCCTGTTGCTGCTGTTAATAGCCCTGCAACCTCTAATGACACTACGACATCCGCCTATCAACCTGTGGCTGTAGAAATTCCTACTCCCTCGGCTCCTCCCGCTCAAGCCGCGATCGCTAGCTTTGCAAAATCCGGTAAAGAAGTTGCTTGCACAGAAGCAGATACCTTGCTAGATGTGGCGACTCAGGCAGGGGTAGAGCTAGATAGCAGTTGTCAAGCGGGCACCTGTGGCACTTGCAAGCAAAAGTTACTCGAAGGCCAAGTGCAATATGAGGGCGAACCGGATGGCTTGGATGCCTCTGAGCAAGCTGAAGGTTGGATTCTCACCTGTATTGCTCATCCAATTGGCAAAGTTGTAATTGATGCCTAACCTTCGGTGACTATCCTGATTGAGCTACCTTGCTGGCTCATCTGATTGGCTCACCTCACTGACTCAGTAGCTAGGTTTGAGTTTTGCTCATGAGACTGCGATCGCAATTTTTCTGGAACTCAAACCTAGCTTAGATTGCCGCTATCAGCACGACTCGGTACAGATCGTTGCAGCCCAGCGATCGCCCGTATGTTTCGCTACAGACAAGAGTTCCAAAACCTGCATAAAAGTTTCAGATTTGCTCATGGGTAACAGTTTGTCTTTAGCAATACAGATAGGGTAATTGCAGCGGTCGGTATAGAAAGCTACCAACGCTGCCCCAAACATTTTTTACAACTTATAACTTGAGTATTGGTGAACGAGGATGACGAAGTTTTCGAGACGGAAATTCATCTGGACAGCAGGAGCTACCGCCGCAGGCACTCTACTCGCCCACGGCTGTACATCTTCCAACTCGACCGATACTGGTTCTGGAACCGCCTCTAATGCCACTCCTGCGGTGAATGTGGCAACCGCCGATGCTCCAGAAGTCACCACAGCCAAGCTTGGTTTCATTGCTCTGACGGACTCTGCTCCCCTGATCATTGCCAAGGAAAAGGGGCTGTTTGAGAAATACGGCATGAAGGATGTCCAAGTAGCCAAGCAAGCTTCTTGGGCTGCAACCCGCGACAATATTGTGCTGGGTTCGGAGGGAGGCGGAATCGATGGCGCGCATATCCTGTCGCCGATGCCTTACCTGATTTCTGAGGGCAAGGTCACCGATGGCAAGAAAGTGCCGATGTATATCTTGGCGCGGCTCAATGTCAACGGTCAGTGCATCTCTGTTGCCAACACCTACAAAGACTTGAAAGTGGGTTTGCAGAGCAATGCGCTCAAAAATGCCTTTGCTCAAGCTAAATCTGCGGGCAAAGAAACTAAGTGTGCTGTTACCTTCCCCGGTGGAACCCATGATCTGTGGATGCGCTACTGGTTAGCCGCAGGCGGACTTAATCCGAACGAAGATGCCTCTACGATTGTGGTGCCCCCTCCCCAAATGGTCGCCAACATGAAAGTCGGCAACATGGAAGCCTTCTGTGTGGGAGAGCCTTGGAATGCTCAGCTCGTCAACCAACAGCTCGGCTATACCGCTCTTACCACAGGGGAACTGTGGAACAACCATCCTGAAAAAGCCTTTGCCATGCGCGCTGAATGGGTAGACAAGCATCCCAAAGCCGCTAAAGCCCTGCTGATGGCGGTGCAAGAAGCTCAGGTGTGGTGTGATAAACCTGAAAACAAAGAGGAGATGTGCAACATCCTCTCCGAGCGGGAATGGTTTAAGGTGCCAGCGAAAGACATCATTGAACGGGCTCAAGGTCGCTTTGACTATGGGGATGGTCGTCTGGTTGAGAACAGTCCTCACCTCATGAAGTTCTGGGCAGACAATGCTTCCTATCCTTACAAGAGCCATGACCAGTGGTTCCTCACCGAAAATATCCGCTGGGGGTACTTTGAACCAGAGACGGACACCAAGAAACTGGTAGACGCGGTGAACCGCGAAGACCTCTGGAAAGAAGCTGCCAAAGCGATCGGTCAAACAGCCATGATTCCAGCTAGCACCTCTCGTGGTGTGGAAACCTTCTTTGATGGTGTCAAGTTTGACCCAGAGAATCCAGAAGCTTACCTGAAGAGTTTGTCAATCAAAAAAGTCGAAGTTTAAGTCCAACCGTGAATTTGTAGGGGCTTGATTGTCTAAGCTCCTACTCTTCTTTTCTCACCTGCGACCTAACGAGGAACAAGAGAGCATGACAGCTAGATCGAGTAGTAACGCCATTAATTCTTTCCCCGCCAACTTGCTGTCTCAGTTACAGAAGCAGGCAATCAATGTCATTCCCCCTGTGGTCGCAATTTTGATCTTTTTAGTGATTTGGCAAATCCTTTGCTCAGGTCCTCAAGCTCCACTCCCAGCACCCACCACCGTGATCTCCGAAACTTGGGAGCTGATTATTGATCCTTTTTTCGATAACGGTGACACCGATAAAGGTCTAGCGCTCCAGATCTTTGCAAGCCTGAAGCGAGTTGCGATCGGTTACTCCCTCGCCGCCATTGTTGGAGTGGCTTTGGGAATTCTGATTGGCACCAATAAGCTGATGTTCCGGGCATTAGACCCGCTTTTTCAGGTACTGCGCACCGTTCCCCCTCTTGCTTGGTTGCCGATTTCCCTCGCGGCGTTTCGCCAAGCTAACCCCTCCGCAATCTTTGTTATCTTCATTACTGCCATCTGGCCCATCTTGATCAATACAGCGGTAGGCGTGAAGCAAATTCCCCAAGACTACAACAACGTCGCTAAAGTGCTGCGTCTCTCCAAGCAAAAGTACTTCTTCAAGATTCTGTTTCCCGCGACAGTGCCCTACATCTTCACGGGGCTCAAGATTGGGATTGGCCTCTCTTGGTTGGCGATCGTAGCGGCTGAGATGCTTACAGGTGGCGTTGGCATCGGCTTCTTTATCTGGGATGCCTGGAATAGCTCCCGCATTAGCGAAATTATCTTAGCGCTGGTTTATGTCGGTGTAGTGGGATTACTGCTCGACAAGCTAGTCAACTACGTCGCTTCTCTGGTTGTTACTGAAGAACAGAAGTAAATGCATCAGTGGGCCATATTGATGCTGAGCATGAGCGATCGCTTACGGTTCCTCGCTCAATCACCGATTTAATTTCATTCTTCCTCCCTCATCCTTCATCCCTCCTAGCACCATGTCTGCCTTTGTTGAAGTCGATCATATTGACCGTGTCTTCCCGCTCTCCGATGGCGGCAGCTATGTAGCTCTAAAGAATATTGACCTCAAAATTCGCCAGGGTGAGTTTGTCTCCCTGATTGGACATTCCGGTTGCGGTAAATCCACTCTGCTCAACATCGTTGCAGGCTTAGATAAGCCCACCAGCGGTGGCGTAGTGCTAGAAGGTCGGCAGGTTACATCACCCGGACCCGATCGCATGGTGGTGTTCCAAAACTATTCTTTGCTGCCTTGGCTGACAGTGCGCGAAAACATTGCCTTGGCTGTCGATGAAGTCGCTAAGAACCTACCCAAAGGAGAGCGACGGGGCATTATCGAACACCATATTGATTTGGTGGGGTTGCGAGCGGCGGCGGATAAGCGTCCGGGTCAATTGTCGGGGGGGATGAAGCAGCGGGTGGCGATCGCCCGTGCCCTAGCCATTCGTCCCAAATTGCTGCTACTGGATGAACCCTTTGGCGCTTTAGATGCGCTGACCAGAGGAAACTTGCAAGAGCAGTTGATGAAAATCTGCGAAGAGAGCCGTGTCACTTGCTTAATGGTGACCCACGACGTAGACGAAGCGTTGCTCCTCTCTGACCGCATCGTCATGCTTACCAATGGCCCTGAATCTCACATCGGTCAAATTTTAGAAGTATCGATTCCTCGCCCTCGTCATCGCTTGGAAGTTGTAAACCACCCCAGCTACTACAGCATGCGGAGTGAGATCATCTACTTCCTCAATCAACAAAAACGAGCGAAGAAGCGACAAGCCAAGCAAAATGTTGCGATCGCCCGTCACGGTCTAGAAAAAGTCAACCTAGACATTGGCTTTATCCCTCTCACCGACTGTGCGCCTCTGGTAGTTGCCAAAGAGAAGGGTTTCTTCAAAAAACATGGCCTAGATGAAGTTAATCTGGTCCGAGAATCGAGTTGGAAGACGATCGCGGAAGGCATTGCAAATCGTAGGTTAGATGCCGCTCAGATGGTCGCAGGCATGCCGCTCTCGATGACCATTGGAGTCGGTGGCAATGCGCCTACTCCCGTTGTGACTGCTCTAGTGCTCGATCGCAATGGCAATGCCATTACCCTCGACAAACACTTTCATCGGCAAGGAGTCAAAACCTTAGCTGACTTCAAGGCCGCAATCGATCGAGCGCCTGACCAAGTTCATACCTTAGGGATCGTCCATCCTGCCTCCATGCACAACTTGATGTTGCGCTACTGGCTGGCTTCGGGTGGCATTGATCCGGATCAAGATGTCAACCTCACGGTGATCCCACCACCGCAAATGGTCGCGAACCTCAAAGGAGGCCACATCGACGGCTACTGCGCGGGTGAACCCTGGAACTCACGGGCGATTCAAGAAGGGTTGGGATATGCGATCGCCACTGATCTCGAAATTTGGCCCGGACATCCAGAGAAAGTTTTGGGAGTCCGCGAAGAATGGGCGAATCAACACCCGGAAACTCACATTGCCCTGCTCAAGGCCTTGATGGAAGCTTGTGAGTATTGCGACGATCGCCGCCATCGCGAAGAGATTGTGGAACTACTAGCGCGACCGGAGTATGTCGGTACTGCTGCTAGCTACATCCGCCCTGGCTTCATTGATCCCTACGATCGCGGTAATGGTGAAGCGCCCAAGAACTTGCCCCGCTACAACCAGTTTCACGTCAATCATTCCAACTGCCCTGGTCGCGTCGAAGGACTGTGGATTCTCACCC
This region of Trichocoleus desertorum NBK24 genomic DNA includes:
- a CDS encoding molybdenum cofactor guanylyltransferase, yielding MSLAAIILAGGQSSRMGQDKALIPVHGVPLLRHVCEVASECASEIYVVTPWPQRYREFLPLACRLVQERPLHPDIQPQGPLVGFAQGLGQVKADWTLLLACDLPRLRAEVLQDWARQLDSVPESAIAFVPRHTKGWDPLCGFYRRSCLPLLNAFVGRGGRSFQRWLDRNEVHAIPDPDKSMLFNCNTPSDLAALS
- a CDS encoding CsbD family protein; this encodes MSIEDRAEAVAKNIEGKVQEAIGNVTGDPKDQAEGQIKQQQSAAMHTVEDMKDQAKRVIDQA
- a CDS encoding HEAT repeat domain-containing protein, whose product is MLEVLEKAQAAAQQADWLLLNQYLQQFSTAVKTTPQAEGDEQTVVGLKQVLDLAIAALSTGDFQSRWDIAKLFPTLATAVSQVEQSEDWITAPLIEIVQDDAADVELRWFAVRILGQFNQPVVIQALVQLLQAEDTEAEELSEIAATTLASFGPEAIAALTELLADEQSRVLAVQALAQIRSRETIAPLCSVVNDPQVEVRSAAIEALSSFHDPQIAPILVNALNDVAATVRREAVAGLALRADLAPDLDVVALLRDRLWDFNLAVCQQAATSLGRLGTPAAAAALWQVLQSQATPVTLQLEVVRALGWMNHSDALDYLRQALQLGSDEVYQAVLTALGRVELPEFKPQAAEILLAALTSQHPAVQQPHTQQAIALGLGQLGEPAAVEPLIQLLATPDIGVQLHAIAALKQLAPETAHQRLQALSTAPAVASELKQGVAIALREWQVDRITGEN
- a CDS encoding ubiquinol-cytochrome c reductase iron-sulfur subunit, which encodes MDRRTFLTWVGVSGIASSLPVAIAACSDKTTPNETALNSTTPASAARSDGFQAVGALDSKGELAVPTFASGPLLVVRNPASPESLVAVNPTCTHKACPVTWQAEQQVFFCACHDSKFAADGKALQGPATEPLKTYEAKLEGNTVLVKT
- a CDS encoding formate/nitrite transporter family protein, with protein sequence MTKEAIATIISAARTKVELVEDSLPKFLILSVLAGIYVGFGVMLVFSIGAPLHAAGSPAVKALMGASFAVALSLVIFAGSELFTGNHMFMTIASLAKQVSWKDTWKVLGISFIGNLAGSLLLALLLVQSGLLAKGPIKNFVLEAVAGKMQAPFMELFFRGILCNILVCLAIWMAAKTKEDIAKLVLIFWCLFAFVGAGFEHSVANMTLMGLGLFIPHDPEQISWIGYVKNLIPVSLGNWVGGACLVGASYWYVGTDRPSRKTRKAKKLESVPSFETWETEPREKTTY
- a CDS encoding ferredoxin--nitrite reductase; amino-acid sequence: MTTAATNPATGSNKFEKLKAEKDGLEVKKELDRFAQIGWEAMDETDRDYRLKWLGVFFRPVTPGKFMLRMRIPNGILTSGQVRVLGEVLQRYGEDGTGDITTRQNIQLRGIRIEDLPDIFRRFEEAGLTSVQSGMDNVRNITGSPVAGIDADELIDTRGIVRKVQDMITNNGEGNPSFTNLPRKFNIAIAGCRDNSVHAEINDIAFVPAYKNNNLGFNVLVGGFFSAKRCEAAIPMNAWVDPRDVVALCEAILLVYRNHGLRANRQKARLMWLIDEWGLDKFRSEVEQQMGHALQTAAAKDEIVWDKRDHIGIHAQKQPGLNYVGLHVPVGRLYAQDLFDLARLAEVYGSGEVRLSVEQNVIVPNIPDSRLGPFLKEPLLQRFTADPAPLSRSLVSCTGSQFCNFALIETKNRAAALIRELDEELALPKSVRIHWTGCPNSCGQPQVADIGLMGTKVRKDGKTVEGVDLYMGGKVGKHAVLGTCVQKSVPCEDLKPVLVDLLIQNFGAQIRTTPLKTSAQIQFSVEEEVVPSPVAAVNSPATSNDTTTSAYQPVAVEIPTPSAPPAQAAIASFAKSGKEVACTEADTLLDVATQAGVELDSSCQAGTCGTCKQKLLEGQVQYEGEPDGLDASEQAEGWILTCIAHPIGKVVIDA
- a CDS encoding CmpA/NrtA family ABC transporter substrate-binding protein, which produces MTKFSRRKFIWTAGATAAGTLLAHGCTSSNSTDTGSGTASNATPAVNVATADAPEVTTAKLGFIALTDSAPLIIAKEKGLFEKYGMKDVQVAKQASWAATRDNIVLGSEGGGIDGAHILSPMPYLISEGKVTDGKKVPMYILARLNVNGQCISVANTYKDLKVGLQSNALKNAFAQAKSAGKETKCAVTFPGGTHDLWMRYWLAAGGLNPNEDASTIVVPPPQMVANMKVGNMEAFCVGEPWNAQLVNQQLGYTALTTGELWNNHPEKAFAMRAEWVDKHPKAAKALLMAVQEAQVWCDKPENKEEMCNILSEREWFKVPAKDIIERAQGRFDYGDGRLVENSPHLMKFWADNASYPYKSHDQWFLTENIRWGYFEPETDTKKLVDAVNREDLWKEAAKAIGQTAMIPASTSRGVETFFDGVKFDPENPEAYLKSLSIKKVEV
- the ntrB gene encoding nitrate ABC transporter permease; translated protein: MTARSSSNAINSFPANLLSQLQKQAINVIPPVVAILIFLVIWQILCSGPQAPLPAPTTVISETWELIIDPFFDNGDTDKGLALQIFASLKRVAIGYSLAAIVGVALGILIGTNKLMFRALDPLFQVLRTVPPLAWLPISLAAFRQANPSAIFVIFITAIWPILINTAVGVKQIPQDYNNVAKVLRLSKQKYFFKILFPATVPYIFTGLKIGIGLSWLAIVAAEMLTGGVGIGFFIWDAWNSSRISEIILALVYVGVVGLLLDKLVNYVASLVVTEEQK
- a CDS encoding nitrate ABC transporter ATP-binding protein (This model describes the ATP binding subunits of ATP-binding cassette (ABC) transporters for nitrate transport, or for bicarbonate transport, in bacteria and archaea.) yields the protein MSAFVEVDHIDRVFPLSDGGSYVALKNIDLKIRQGEFVSLIGHSGCGKSTLLNIVAGLDKPTSGGVVLEGRQVTSPGPDRMVVFQNYSLLPWLTVRENIALAVDEVAKNLPKGERRGIIEHHIDLVGLRAAADKRPGQLSGGMKQRVAIARALAIRPKLLLLDEPFGALDALTRGNLQEQLMKICEESRVTCLMVTHDVDEALLLSDRIVMLTNGPESHIGQILEVSIPRPRHRLEVVNHPSYYSMRSEIIYFLNQQKRAKKRQAKQNVAIARHGLEKVNLDIGFIPLTDCAPLVVAKEKGFFKKHGLDEVNLVRESSWKTIAEGIANRRLDAAQMVAGMPLSMTIGVGGNAPTPVVTALVLDRNGNAITLDKHFHRQGVKTLADFKAAIDRAPDQVHTLGIVHPASMHNLMLRYWLASGGIDPDQDVNLTVIPPPQMVANLKGGHIDGYCAGEPWNSRAIQEGLGYAIATDLEIWPGHPEKVLGVREEWANQHPETHIALLKALMEACEYCDDRRHREEIVELLARPEYVGTAASYIRPGFIDPYDRGNGEAPKNLPRYNQFHVNHSNCPGRVEGLWILTQLARWGITAFPKNWIEILDRVRRVDLYGEAARQLGWPDTEPDRDAFQLFDGTLFNPDDPIGYLNRLTIRRDIRIEEIIIDQPAPTPTTPTSTTPTSTSPTIAA